Proteins encoded by one window of Xenopus tropicalis strain Nigerian chromosome 6, UCB_Xtro_10.0, whole genome shotgun sequence:
- the tmem70 gene encoding transmembrane protein 70, mitochondrial codes for MFRLTTCCRHSLALSRARLSLAGSRSAAVYGLLSGKEGHGSARRSCAPYTQIILPNVTSVRCFGTSPVSGNYEDGRLIYTGNLAKSVLGIKFFSYSTSIFSICLMPYIMLKSGISVDSLALKIAFISVVGFFTFVTPVTLHLITKGYVVRLYHNAETDTYTAVTYNALLSEKRTVFHQKDVEIPGVSKMFTTFYAQKKSMLVNPMLFGNPYDYNHLMGYDKPFTFSPEELSQSSEDK; via the exons ATGTTCCGCCTCACAACTTGCTGCCGCCACAGCCTTGCGCTCAGCCGGGCCAGACTCAGCCTTGCAGGCTCCCGGTCAGCTGCAGTGTATGGGCTCCTATCCGGCAAGGAGGGACATGGCTCTGCGCGGAGGAGCTGTGCGCCTTATACACAG ATTATTCTACCTAATGTGACATCCGTCCGATGTTTTGGCACTTCACCGGTTTCTGGGAATTATGAAGATGGCAGATTAATTTACACTGGGAATCTAGCAAAATCAGTTCTTG GGATAAAGTTTTTCTCGTATTCCACCAGTATTTTTAGTATTTGCCTGATGCCCTACATTATGCTGAAATCTGGAATCAGTGTTGACAGTTTGGCATTAAAGATCGCCTTTATCAGTGTCGTAGGCTTCTTCACATTTGTCACTCCAGTTACTTTGCACTTGATTACAAAAGGCTATGTGGTCCGGTTATACCACAACGCAGAGACAGATACCTACACAGCAGTCACTTACAATGCCCTTCTTTCTGAGAAAAGGACAGTTTTTCATCAAAAGGATGTTGAAATACCCGGAGTAAGCAAGATGTTCACAACGTTTTACGCTCAAAAGAAATCAATGTTGGTGAATCCGATGCTTTTTGGAAATCCTTATGACTATAATCATCTAATGGGCTATGATAAGCCTTTTACATTCAGTCCTGAAGAACTGAGTCAGTCTTCTgaggataaataa